ACGTGGGAGCGATTAAAGCTCCTCAGGTAGTCGCCTTTCTGGAGCACGTGCTCGACCACGTTCCCGGCACGATTGTTGTCGTGCTTGATCAAGCGATGATCCACAGGGCGAAGTGCGTGAGCGAGCTGGTCGAGCAGCACCCACGACTGAGCTTGGAATACCTGCCGGGTTACGCGCCGGAACTGAATCCCATTGAGTGGCTATGGGCGTACGTGAAAAAGAACGTGTTTGGGAACTTCTGCGCCAAGAGCGTGGCCGACTTGAAGGAGCGTTTGCGGTACGCCTGGCAACGCCTCCGCCGAAATCAACTGGTCCCATCGTTCTTCGCCGCCTGCGCCTTCGCTTTGCCGTGTACCACCTGAACTGCCCCAGGTAAACATCAAGTCAGGCTACGGACGGGGTATCGACAGGGCCGGCGAAGTACGAAGCGAGAAACTCATGGAATGATGTTGCTTCGGGTTCGACGACGCCATTCGCAACGTCGTCAGTACCACCTTCTGCGTCCACGTAGAACACCTGATCGCTTTCCGTATCAAGAATCAGAAAACCACCATCCCCGTATGGAGCAAGCATCAGGAAACGATGTGCCAGACCGATGTGTTCCCGCGCAGCCTGAGTCAGATGCAGGATATTGTCCTCGCCGTTTTCGCATAGATCGAGCAGCTCGAAGTGCACCGTGTCACTCCCAACCGCTCCTGTGAACCGTGAGTAGAACTCGACAAACGCCGTTGAGGGACGCACGCCGAGGTCGTTCAGGGCCGCTGTAACGCAAGATGGGTTGTCTCGCTGGTAGTTATCACTCGTCAGCTGGCGTTCCACACTCTCGGGTAACACAATGGGCATGCTTGAGGGTAACAGCAGCAGAATCAAGTTATGGAGATGGCTGTGGGGGCACTCGGACCGGGTTGTGTCGGTGTTGGCTGGACGCTTATTCAGCGCTGTGTCTCTGTGCATACTGTGCCCAGACGGCATACACAGGTGAAAAGGTCTGATTGGTCAATCAAACAGGTAGCTTTCTAGCGAGCGGGAGCCATAACAGAATTCAACGAAGTTGTCCGCGACGACAACGGCGTCGTCTTCGAACAGATTCCCCGACGACATCGCCACAATGGGGTACTCGCCGTTTGCGGGTGCGCCGCGCATGTCGAACGCAGCGAAGTTGCCACACCCGTCGAGTGCAAAGGGTACGAAGCCCGGGAGGTACTTTGGGAAGTGGTAGGCGAGCAGCATCTCACGTATGCCGTTGATGCCGCTGGTCGTGAAGAATTGCAGGAAGAGTTTCTTGTGAGCGACGATTGGGCCGTCGGACCAGCGCAGCAGATCGAGGAACGTGATGGGAAGCTGCCGTTTGGGAAGGACCCAGGAATGAGCTGGAGAACGTTGTGCAGTGGCAAGAAGCTGTGGGGCGTCATCCTTGAGGGCGGCGATGTGTTGAGCGTCCATTACCGTGACGATGTTGGCTTCAGCCAATTCGCGAGTTGAAAAGGGTCGAAAAAGGTTAACGTTCAACTGTTCCAGTTGAGCTGGCGTCGCGCCAGGTGGGCGTTCGTGCTGCTCGTCGAAGAGCTGGTCCCAGTCTGCGTCGGACATCTTTTTAGGGTAGCGCGTGACCGTGGATCTCTTGCGCTCACTTTTCGTACCTTGTGGCTGACAACTTTGTGGCTGACAGGACCTTGTAGTGCTGATGGGGTTGCCGGCCTCACCAGAACTCGTACCTGAGTAAAGCAGGAGTCAGTAAGCGTGGGCGGTCACGGTCTGTTGCGTGCCTCCTGTTCAACCCGGAGCTGAAAATCACAAACGCGAACGAGCAGGTCGAGAGGCAACGCGTCGATCTGGCGGCCATCGTACGTGCGTACCGGTGCGGCCTTGCACAGGGCGTTCAGGATGGCTTCCTCGGTGGCTTCGATGACGGCCTGAAACAGCGGCGAGACGAGATCGTTGGGCAAATCGAGCGGTGACCAGACCATTGCGCGACGCTGCGGGGTGCGGCGCACCTGCGGTGCGGTGGAAAATGCCAGGGCGTAGTCCCCACTGCCGTTGGTCATGGCCGAACCTGTCCGTCCGAGGCCCAGGAA
The Deinococcus peraridilitoris DSM 19664 genome window above contains:
- a CDS encoding SMI1/KNR4 family protein; its protein translation is MPIVLPESVERQLTSDNYQRDNPSCVTAALNDLGVRPSTAFVEFYSRFTGAVGSDTVHFELLDLCENGEDNILHLTQAAREHIGLAHRFLMLAPYGDGGFLILDTESDQVFYVDAEGGTDDVANGVVEPEATSFHEFLASYFAGPVDTPSVA
- a CDS encoding SMI1/KNR4 family protein, which encodes MSDADWDQLFDEQHERPPGATPAQLEQLNVNLFRPFSTRELAEANIVTVMDAQHIAALKDDAPQLLATAQRSPAHSWVLPKRQLPITFLDLLRWSDGPIVAHKKLFLQFFTTSGINGIREMLLAYHFPKYLPGFVPFALDGCGNFAAFDMRGAPANGEYPIVAMSSGNLFEDDAVVVADNFVEFCYGSRSLESYLFD